One stretch of Acidobacteriota bacterium DNA includes these proteins:
- a CDS encoding amidohydrolase family protein → MRSAKITLSILSTLGVCALAQPTPSKAPTQNKRIVIAASALLDGQGRVLRNTRIVIEGSKIVAVDPKAGPVDYDLRGLTVLPGWIDAHVHITWSFGKDGKNAGAGETTQEAAYRAASNAWVTLMAGFTTVQSVGSPADIPLRDAIAKGALPGPRILTAVEPLSGRGEQTGSPDEIRAYVRKQKEAGADLIKIFASQSIRQGGGMTLSQEQLNAACDEAKKQGLRTLVHAYKGAVRAATLAGCTEIEHGTLATDDDLKLMVEKGTYLDPHCRLVIENYLLNKEKYLGTPGYTEEGFAAMEKILPMNHDLVRRAVKTPGLKIVFGTDAVAGAHGRNAEEFIDRVRDGGIDPMAAMVSANSLGAEALGMADQIGSIASGLQADIIALDGDPLKDITAVRRVVFVMKGGIVYKNAARGKTH, encoded by the coding sequence ATGCGATCCGCGAAGATCACCCTAAGCATCCTCAGCACTCTTGGCGTCTGCGCCCTGGCGCAACCAACTCCTTCAAAGGCGCCTACTCAAAACAAACGCATCGTGATTGCTGCGAGCGCCCTGCTCGATGGCCAGGGCCGCGTGCTCCGCAACACTCGCATCGTGATCGAGGGCTCAAAGATTGTCGCAGTTGACCCAAAGGCCGGCCCCGTAGACTACGACCTGCGTGGGCTGACCGTGTTGCCGGGCTGGATTGACGCGCACGTGCACATTACCTGGAGCTTCGGCAAGGATGGGAAAAATGCGGGCGCGGGAGAAACAACACAGGAGGCCGCGTATCGAGCAGCCTCGAATGCATGGGTGACGCTGATGGCGGGCTTCACGACGGTCCAAAGCGTGGGCTCGCCCGCCGACATTCCACTGCGCGATGCCATCGCGAAAGGCGCACTCCCCGGCCCGCGCATCCTCACGGCCGTCGAGCCGCTCTCCGGGCGAGGCGAGCAGACCGGCTCACCGGATGAAATCCGCGCATACGTGCGGAAACAAAAAGAAGCAGGCGCTGACCTGATCAAAATCTTCGCGTCGCAGAGCATTCGCCAGGGCGGTGGGATGACGCTCTCGCAGGAGCAATTGAACGCGGCCTGCGATGAAGCGAAGAAGCAGGGCCTGCGCACGCTCGTGCACGCTTACAAAGGTGCTGTCCGTGCCGCAACTCTTGCCGGGTGCACAGAGATTGAGCACGGTACTCTGGCCACCGACGACGATCTGAAATTGATGGTCGAGAAGGGAACCTACCTGGATCCGCACTGTAGGCTCGTGATCGAGAACTACTTGCTGAACAAGGAAAAGTATCTCGGCACACCCGGCTACACCGAAGAGGGTTTTGCGGCGATGGAGAAGATCCTGCCGATGAACCATGATCTGGTGCGACGCGCGGTGAAAACTCCGGGACTGAAAATTGTCTTCGGCACCGACGCCGTAGCGGGCGCGCACGGGCGCAACGCTGAGGAGTTCATAGACCGCGTACGCGACGGTGGAATCGACCCAATGGCGGCGATGGTCTCGGCGAACTCGCTCGGGGCGGAAGCGCTTGGGATGGCGGATCAGATCGGCTCGATCGCGTCGGGCCTGCAGGCGGACATCATTGCGCTCGATGGTGATCCGTTGAAAGACATCACGGCCGTTCGGCGCGTGGTATTTGTGATGAAGGGCGGCATTGTTTACAAGAACGCCGCGCGCGGGAAGACACATTGA
- a CDS encoding helix-turn-helix transcriptional regulator, giving the protein MTSTLKQFKARAFARPKVKKAYDDLAEEFAFLDEVLKARAESGLSQAEVAARVGTTQSAIARLESAAPKHSPSIATLRRYARALGYKLEVRLVKEERRSR; this is encoded by the coding sequence ATGACTAGCACTCTAAAGCAGTTCAAGGCGCGCGCCTTCGCGCGCCCGAAAGTGAAGAAGGCGTACGACGATCTCGCCGAGGAATTCGCTTTCCTCGATGAGGTACTCAAGGCAAGGGCCGAATCGGGCCTTTCGCAGGCGGAAGTCGCCGCGCGCGTCGGTACAACGCAGTCGGCGATCGCCCGCCTGGAATCCGCCGCACCAAAGCATTCTCCATCGATCGCCACGCTCCGGCGATATGCCAGGGCGTTAGGATACAAACTGGAGGTCCGGCTCGTGAAGGAAGAACGACGGTCTAGATGA
- a CDS encoding GMC family oxidoreductase, with the protein MTDRQTRFDAKTDIDFLIIGAGAAGGIVAKELSTAGFRVVVLEQGPYMKEPEFEHDELKYMRRHAITNDYARQPNTFRKTEKEKATLQPALTYGRMVGGGTVHFTANFWRFHEIDFVERSLLGPIAGTAFADWPITYAELEPYYTKAEWELGISGLAGASPFDPPRSKPYPLPPLPIKSSGVLAERGARKLGWHAFPAPMAVISQPYRGRSACLHCGFCEHFGCEVRAKSSTLATVIREAEETGRCEIRPNSYVRKIETNKSGLVIGVIYYDETGRETFQSARSVVLCANGAETPRLLLLSKTSLFRRGLANSSGKVGKYLMFNGHASASALFEHPLNEFKSVAVSRVIHDFYDSDPKRGFYGGGGMDMRFVSYPVGFPLRNLPPDAPTWGREYKALLKEHYTRTVNAVGHTTSLPVETNSISLDPREKDAWGLPAVRVTYKDHAEDMKTMRFFQDRCKELLDAAGARKLWSRPVREQSFGFHLLGTCRMGNDPRSSVVDKYHRAHDVPNLFICDGSSFVTSGRGQPTCTIQALAYRASDHIIRMARNGEIKSAL; encoded by the coding sequence ATGACAGACCGACAAACCAGGTTTGACGCGAAGACCGATATCGACTTTCTGATTATCGGCGCGGGCGCCGCGGGCGGAATAGTCGCCAAGGAATTATCCACAGCGGGATTTCGCGTGGTCGTGCTCGAACAAGGACCGTACATGAAAGAGCCGGAGTTCGAACATGACGAGCTGAAATACATGCGGCGACACGCGATCACCAACGACTACGCTCGCCAACCCAACACATTTCGCAAAACCGAAAAAGAGAAAGCCACGCTGCAGCCCGCCTTGACCTATGGCCGCATGGTCGGCGGCGGCACGGTGCACTTCACGGCGAACTTCTGGCGCTTTCATGAAATTGATTTCGTCGAGCGCAGCCTCTTGGGACCGATAGCCGGAACGGCGTTCGCCGACTGGCCGATCACCTACGCCGAGCTCGAGCCGTATTATACGAAGGCCGAGTGGGAGCTGGGCATATCGGGACTCGCGGGAGCGAGTCCGTTTGATCCGCCTCGCTCGAAGCCCTATCCTCTTCCTCCGCTTCCGATCAAGTCCTCCGGCGTGCTTGCCGAGCGAGGCGCGAGGAAGCTTGGATGGCACGCTTTCCCGGCGCCTATGGCTGTGATCTCCCAACCGTATCGCGGCCGCAGCGCTTGCCTGCACTGTGGCTTCTGCGAGCACTTCGGCTGTGAAGTAAGAGCCAAGTCGTCGACGCTGGCGACCGTGATCCGGGAAGCAGAGGAAACGGGTCGTTGCGAAATTCGCCCAAACAGCTACGTGCGAAAGATCGAAACCAACAAGTCGGGGCTAGTCATCGGTGTGATCTATTACGATGAAACCGGCCGCGAAACCTTTCAGAGCGCCCGGTCAGTTGTGCTCTGCGCAAATGGAGCCGAGACTCCGCGCCTGCTGCTCTTGTCGAAGACATCTCTATTCCGGCGCGGTCTCGCGAATTCGAGCGGCAAAGTTGGAAAGTATCTGATGTTCAACGGCCATGCTTCAGCCTCGGCGTTGTTCGAGCACCCGCTAAACGAATTCAAGAGCGTCGCGGTGAGTAGAGTCATTCACGACTTTTATGACAGCGATCCCAAGCGCGGGTTCTACGGGGGCGGCGGAATGGACATGCGATTCGTCTCTTACCCGGTCGGTTTTCCTCTTCGAAATCTGCCACCCGACGCACCCACGTGGGGTCGCGAGTACAAGGCGCTGCTCAAGGAGCACTACACCCGCACCGTGAATGCCGTTGGCCACACGACTTCTCTGCCGGTAGAAACAAACAGCATCTCCCTCGATCCGCGCGAGAAAGATGCATGGGGACTCCCCGCGGTGCGCGTCACCTACAAAGACCATGCGGAAGACATGAAAACGATGCGGTTCTTCCAGGACCGCTGCAAGGAACTTCTGGATGCGGCCGGAGCACGGAAACTGTGGAGCCGCCCGGTGAGAGAACAGTCGTTTGGATTTCACTTGCTGGGCACGTGCCGGATGGGCAATGACCCGAGAAGCTCGGTCGTCGACAAGTATCATCGCGCGCACGACGTGCCTAATCTTTTCATATGTGATGGAAGCAGCTTTGTGACCTCAGGCCGCGGGCAGCCGACGTGCACGATACAGGCGCTCGCCTACCGCGCATCGGACCACATCATCCGCATGGCCAGGAACGGCGAGATTAAGTCGGCTCTCTGA
- a CDS encoding S9 family peptidase, translating to MKRLTTAFFLQAVLLVATLAPITLAQNGHRQPPLARKAPHATEIHGYTLKDDYFWLREKKNPEVIKYLEAENAYTEEVMKPTKEFQEALYKEILGHIKQTDLSVPSRIGEYYYYSRTQEGKQYPYQCRKKRSLEAKEEVLLDLNKLAEGHSFLGLGGFRVSDDGNLLAYSTDTTGYRQHTLHVKDLRTSQTLSENIERTGSIVWANDNKTLFYTTEDDVSKRSDKFWRHVVGSDKNDLLYEEKDELFDVGAGRSLDKKVIFLGSYAKTSREIRYLPADNPTGELKIVLPRQDGHEYDVDHYNGQFYITTNKDAKNFRVVTAPINDPSEKNWKPFIAHNPKVKIDGLATFANHLVVSEKEGGLNYLRVIDMKTRQSHRITTDEADYALFLAGNPEFNTTTVRFNYQSMVTPSSVYDYDLNTRQRKLLKQQEVLGGYDAKNYEARRIWGVARDGTKVPMSLVNKKGVKFDGSAPMLLYAYGSYGASMAPTFSSSRLALLDRGVIFAQAYIRGGGELGEEWREQGRMMKKLNTFYDFIDCADYLVKNKYTSANRLVIQGGSAGGLLMGAVVNMRPDLFKAVVAQVPFVDVMNTMLDATLPLTTSEYTEWGNPNQKAAFDYMIKYSPYDNIAAKNYPAMLVHVSLNDSQVPYWEGTKFLAKLRATKTDKNPLLLKANMGAGHGGASGRYDALRETAFTYSFMLWQMGITK from the coding sequence ATGAAAAGACTAACCACAGCATTCTTTTTGCAGGCAGTGTTGCTTGTCGCAACGCTCGCGCCTATAACGCTGGCGCAAAATGGTCACAGGCAGCCTCCACTCGCCAGGAAGGCGCCGCACGCGACCGAGATTCACGGCTACACGCTTAAGGATGATTACTTCTGGCTTCGCGAGAAGAAGAATCCCGAAGTCATCAAGTATCTCGAGGCAGAAAACGCCTATACCGAAGAGGTGATGAAACCAACGAAGGAGTTTCAAGAAGCGCTTTACAAAGAGATCCTCGGCCACATCAAGCAGACCGATTTGAGCGTGCCGTCGCGCATCGGCGAGTATTACTACTATTCGCGAACGCAAGAGGGCAAACAGTATCCGTATCAGTGCCGCAAGAAACGCAGCCTGGAAGCCAAGGAAGAAGTCTTGCTCGACCTGAACAAGCTGGCCGAAGGTCACTCGTTCCTCGGGCTCGGCGGATTCCGGGTCAGCGACGACGGCAATTTGTTAGCCTACTCGACAGACACGACCGGCTATCGCCAACACACGCTTCACGTAAAAGACCTGCGCACCAGTCAAACGTTGAGCGAGAACATCGAACGCACCGGCTCGATCGTGTGGGCGAATGACAACAAGACCCTCTTCTATACAACTGAGGACGACGTTTCAAAGCGTTCGGATAAGTTCTGGCGGCACGTGGTCGGCAGCGACAAAAACGACTTGCTCTACGAAGAGAAGGATGAGCTGTTCGACGTCGGCGCCGGCCGCTCGCTCGACAAGAAAGTCATCTTCCTGGGTTCGTACGCGAAGACTTCGAGAGAGATTCGCTACTTGCCCGCCGACAATCCCACAGGTGAGCTCAAAATAGTTCTTCCGCGTCAGGACGGTCACGAATACGACGTCGATCACTACAACGGGCAGTTCTACATCACAACCAATAAGGATGCGAAGAACTTCCGTGTTGTCACCGCGCCCATCAACGATCCGTCCGAGAAGAATTGGAAGCCGTTCATAGCGCATAACCCGAAAGTGAAGATCGACGGCCTGGCTACTTTTGCCAATCACCTGGTTGTGTCCGAGAAGGAAGGCGGTCTCAACTACCTGCGCGTGATTGACATGAAGACCAGGCAATCGCATCGCATAACAACCGACGAAGCAGATTACGCGCTGTTCTTAGCCGGCAATCCTGAGTTCAACACAACCACCGTACGCTTTAACTATCAATCGATGGTGACGCCGTCCTCGGTGTACGACTACGATTTGAACACGCGGCAACGCAAGCTCCTCAAGCAGCAGGAAGTGTTGGGCGGCTACGACGCGAAGAATTACGAAGCCAGGCGCATATGGGGAGTCGCGCGCGACGGCACGAAGGTGCCGATGTCGCTGGTCAACAAAAAAGGTGTGAAGTTCGATGGCTCGGCGCCGATGCTGCTCTACGCTTACGGTTCTTACGGCGCGTCGATGGCTCCGACGTTTTCATCGAGCCGGCTGGCCCTGCTCGATAGGGGAGTAATCTTCGCCCAGGCATACATTCGCGGCGGCGGCGAGCTCGGCGAAGAGTGGCGCGAACAGGGCCGAATGATGAAGAAGCTGAACACGTTTTATGACTTCATCGACTGCGCCGATTACCTGGTGAAGAACAAGTACACGTCGGCTAACAGGTTAGTGATTCAGGGCGGCAGCGCCGGTGGATTGCTGATGGGCGCAGTCGTGAACATGCGGCCGGATTTGTTTAAGGCAGTCGTGGCGCAAGTGCCCTTCGTCGACGTGATGAACACGATGCTCGACGCTACGTTGCCGCTTACCACCAGCGAGTACACAGAATGGGGCAATCCCAACCAGAAGGCCGCGTTCGACTACATGATAAAGTACTCGCCCTATGACAACATTGCGGCTAAGAACTACCCGGCGATGTTGGTGCACGTCTCGCTCAACGACAGCCAGGTGCCGTATTGGGAAGGCACGAAGTTCCTGGCGAAATTGCGCGCAACTAAAACGGATAAGAATCCGCTTTTGCTGAAGGCTAATATGGGCGCGGGTCACGGCGGTGCGTCGGGCCGCTACGATGCGTTGCGTGAGACGGCTTTCACCTATTCGTTCATGCTCTGGCAAATGGGCATCACCAAGTAG
- a CDS encoding RidA family protein — protein MKSIRSFATIAVVMFGLVLNVEAGQKKEQPKTGPAQSTGTSVEYSSAAGSSSRPLSEFVRVGNVIYLSGKLGTDSTGKLAAGGIAPETKQTLENIRSVLEKNGSSMDQVFKCTVMLADMKEWGEMNSVYTTFFKKERMPARSAFGTSGLALNARVEIECIALMK, from the coding sequence ATGAAGAGTATTCGATCATTTGCCACCATCGCAGTTGTTATGTTTGGGTTGGTTCTCAACGTTGAAGCCGGGCAGAAGAAAGAACAACCAAAGACCGGCCCGGCGCAGTCAACCGGGACTTCGGTCGAGTATTCGAGTGCAGCCGGCAGTTCAAGCCGCCCGTTGTCTGAGTTTGTTCGCGTGGGCAACGTGATTTATCTATCAGGAAAGCTCGGCACCGATAGCACCGGCAAACTGGCGGCCGGAGGCATCGCCCCGGAAACAAAGCAGACTCTCGAGAATATTCGAAGCGTGCTCGAGAAGAACGGCTCCTCAATGGACCAGGTCTTCAAATGCACCGTGATGCTCGCTGACATGAAGGAGTGGGGAGAGATGAATTCGGTCTACACCACGTTTTTCAAGAAAGAACGGATGCCGGCGCGCAGCGCATTTGGGACCAGCGGCCTCGCGCTAAACGCGCGCGTTGAGATTGAATGTATCGCACTAATGAAATAA